Proteins encoded by one window of Paenibacillus urinalis:
- a CDS encoding extracellular solute-binding protein encodes MNKLYKLPKLLLISSLVGGMLAGCSNSKDGTAEGNENTNKASISSTIYDRGAVPNGMGTIEDNMWTKWINENGPANVKFVAIPRWESQSKLNVLLASGSAPDLIFEFGTSIRNQLFDQKQLMPLDDLIEQHSVEYKALMEKYPQLKQAGIKSDGKLYEVGRMNEVYPLVSLFIREDWLENLGLEIPKTEEEFLSVAKAFTEQDPDGNGVDDTYGVGGFEFGDNAGLFRYIFNANWVNLDDNGGIQVGPERLKKEAEFKRALFEAGAVDKDFLSDKDGSKSKQDFLNGKIGIYAFMTSDYISFASRELDTLMKNVPDSRLKVMPLPITSEGQFNTVWNNPVQMTAVVNARAKEPEAIIKYIDYLVKPEIGRTFRYGIEGEHYQLEEDGKPVILDQDKYKNEVSWASDFTMLYSRLEEGKYGYVENQFDEEVPAQKEAHRLFQESIDAYMNELPVGEGLTHSEHMPQLPKELQLKFSNVQTAVHDIYTRAIIGGSNYTVEQAAIDAQKQWESGGGSEIISWYQEWWDKEKDNVLIWSDFYEIYQQQQNELKAE; translated from the coding sequence ATGAACAAATTGTATAAACTGCCTAAACTTTTGCTCATTTCCAGCCTGGTTGGGGGTATGCTAGCTGGATGTTCGAACAGCAAGGATGGCACAGCTGAGGGGAATGAAAATACGAATAAAGCCAGCATTTCTTCTACCATTTATGATCGAGGGGCTGTACCGAATGGGATGGGTACAATCGAAGATAATATGTGGACGAAGTGGATCAATGAAAACGGTCCTGCCAATGTTAAGTTTGTTGCAATCCCTCGCTGGGAGTCTCAGTCGAAGTTAAATGTGCTGCTGGCTTCAGGCAGTGCACCTGATCTAATATTTGAGTTTGGCACCAGTATTCGAAATCAGTTGTTTGACCAGAAGCAGCTCATGCCACTCGATGATCTCATCGAACAACATAGTGTAGAATACAAAGCGTTAATGGAGAAATACCCTCAGTTGAAGCAAGCAGGTATCAAATCGGATGGAAAACTGTACGAAGTGGGTCGCATGAATGAGGTGTATCCACTAGTCAGCCTGTTTATTCGAGAGGATTGGCTCGAGAATTTGGGCCTGGAAATCCCTAAGACAGAGGAAGAATTCCTGTCCGTAGCTAAAGCGTTCACAGAGCAAGATCCGGACGGAAATGGTGTGGATGATACCTACGGAGTAGGTGGATTTGAATTTGGAGACAATGCCGGACTGTTCCGATATATATTTAATGCGAACTGGGTTAATTTAGATGACAACGGCGGGATTCAGGTAGGCCCAGAGCGCTTGAAGAAAGAAGCGGAATTTAAACGTGCATTGTTTGAAGCCGGTGCCGTCGACAAAGACTTTTTGAGCGATAAGGACGGATCCAAATCCAAACAGGACTTTCTAAATGGCAAAATTGGAATTTACGCATTCATGACAAGCGATTATATAAGCTTTGCTTCTCGTGAGCTGGACACGCTAATGAAGAATGTACCGGATTCTAGACTGAAAGTCATGCCGCTTCCCATAACTTCTGAAGGACAATTTAATACCGTCTGGAATAATCCAGTACAAATGACCGCTGTTGTTAATGCTCGTGCCAAGGAGCCGGAAGCTATTATCAAGTACATTGACTACTTGGTCAAACCGGAGATTGGACGCACGTTCCGATATGGTATCGAAGGAGAGCATTATCAATTGGAGGAAGACGGAAAACCGGTCATTCTTGACCAGGATAAATACAAGAACGAAGTGAGCTGGGCAAGTGACTTTACAATGCTATACAGTCGTTTAGAAGAGGGCAAATATGGTTACGTCGAAAATCAATTCGATGAAGAAGTTCCTGCACAGAAAGAAGCACATCGTCTATTCCAAGAATCCATTGATGCCTATATGAACGAGCTCCCGGTGGGTGAAGGCTTGACTCATTCCGAGCATATGCCTCAGTTGCCTAAGGAACTGCAGCTTAAGTTCAGTAACGTACAAACAGCGGTACATGATATTTATACAAGAGCCATTATTGGTGGTAGTAATTATACTGTGGAACAAGCAGCAATTGACGCGCAGAAACAATGGGAGAGCGGTGGAGGCTCCGAGATTATAAGCTGGTATCAGGAGTGGTGGGATAAGGAGAAGGATAATGTATTGATCTGGAGTGATTTCTATGAAATTTATCAACAACAGCAGAATGAATTAAAAGCTGAATAA